The Vannielia litorea genome segment ATGTTGCGGGCTTCTGGGGGCTGGTGCTGGCAACGCTCACCGTTTTCGCGCTGGGGCTCTGGGCCACGGCGGAGGAGACGCGGGGCAAGGCTGACCATGACCCCTCGGAGATCGTGATCGACGAGGTCGCGGGCCAGTGGATTGCCCTGTTTCCAGTGATTTACGGTGCGTCGATGATGGGCGCGGAGCTGTATCGGCTGTGGCCAGGCTGGGTGGCGGCCTTCGTGTTCTTCCGGCTGTTCGACATCTGGAAACCGCTGCTCGTGGGCTGGGCCGACCGGCGGGGGGATGCGCTGGGGGTCATGCTGGATGACGTGATCGCCGGGGTGTTTGCGGCGGTGGTGGTTATCGCGCTGGCCGGGCTGGCGCATGGGGTTCTGATGTGAACATCGCTGCAGAACTACTTGAAACCGCGCGTAAATCCGGTGCGATGCTCGCCACGGCAGAAAGCTGCACCGGCGGGTTGATTGCGGGGGCAATCACCGAGGTGCCGGGCTCGTCGGACGTATTCGACCGGGGCTTCGTGACCTACTCCAACGCCGCCAAGCGCGAGATGCTGGGTGTGGAAAATCAGACGCTTGAGGCCCATGGGGCGGTGTCTGAGGAGGTGGCTGCCGAGATGGCGAAAGGTGCCCTTGCCCGCTCGCAGGCGACCCTTGCCGTCTCGGTCACGGGCATCGCCGGGCCGGGCGGGTCGGAGCACAAGCCGGAGGGGCGGGTGTGCTTTGGGCTGGCGTGGGATCAGTTTGTGATCACAGAGACGGTCGAGTTTGGTGCGATCGGCAGGAGTACGGTGCGGCAAGCAACTGTTAACCGTGCGCTGCGGCTCATGATTTCCAAGCTATCTCCGCAATAACAGCCTCTTACGCGCCTTTCTTCACCCCGTAGAGCGCCTCTGCCCGCCCTTCAAAGGCCCGCACGATGCGCTGCATGGCCTCGTTGAAGAACATCCCGGCCGCGCCTTGCAGAATCCGGTTCTTGAATTCGAAGTCGACCTCGAAGTGAACCTCGCAGCCGCCCTTCACATCCTTGAACTGCCAGACCGAGCGCATGTGCTTGAACGGCCCGTCGATGTAGCGGGTTTCGATCCGTTTTGAGTCGGGAAAGAGCCAGACCCTGCTCAGAAAGGTCTCACGAAAAACCTTAAACGAAATGACGAGATCGGCCTCCATGATCTCGCAGCGGCCGAAGCGCTGCTGGCCGTGCTCCAGCTCCTCCGGGGCGACCGGCTTGCGGGAGCGCACGCGGGCTGCGGCGGTCCAGGGCAGGAACTTGGGGTAGTTGGCCACATCGGCGACCAGATCGTACATTTCCTGAGCGGAATAAGGGAGTTGGCGGGTCTCTGCGTGACGGGTCATGAGGCCTGTATCATCGGGTCGGATTGCGCCATGATGAGCCCCAACGCGCTGGAGAATGCAAGGGGGACACATGCCGCAGCGACCGTATGTCATCGATCAGATGATCTCGGCCAAGGCGATTGCCGCGAAGATCGAGGAGCTGGCCCGCAGGATCGAGGCCGAGTTCAAGGGCACCGACAAGCTGGTGGTGATCGGCCTGTTGCGCGGCTCCTTTGTGTTCATCGCCGACCTCGTGCGCGAGATGGACCTGCCGCTGGAAGTGGATTTCATCGAGGCGTCAAGCTATGGCGACGCGATGGAGAGCAGCAAGGAAGTACGCATTCTCAAAGACTTGCGCGGCGAAATTCATGGGCGCGATGTGCTCGTGGTGGAAGATATCGTGGATACCGGGTTCACCCTGCATCACGTGATCCACATGCTGAAGGCGCGCGAGCCCGCCAAGCTGCGCACCATCGCCCTGCTCGACAAACCCTCGCGCCGGGAAGTGGATTTTGCCGCTGATTTCATAGGCTTCGACATCCCGGATGAATTTGTCGTGGGCTACGGGATCGACTATGCGCAGCGCAACCGCGACCTGCCCTTCATCGGCAAGGTCCGGTTCACCGAAGAGGCATAGGGCGCTGGCTGCAGAATGCATTAACAGGCGGCGTTAATCCCGCTGCAGCGCCCATGCAGAAGTGATACACAACTGATGCACATTCCATGCGCATCTCAGATGACATAGGCCGAGGAACCTTTCGCGACCGCGCGGCGCTGTGATCACAGTTGCGACGGTCAATCCGCTGCGTTGATGCCCTCGGCAAAGCGCTTGGCCGCGTCTTCCTCCTCGACCGAGAGGTATTCGACCAGCGGCTCGCAGGTCTGGATGAAGCCGTCACGATCTGCATCGGCGGCGTTGTTGATGCCCCAGAGGCAGTAGCCGTAGCCCTGCACTGGATCCTGCCACCAGCCGGGGGTGGCGGTGACAAATTCGCCAAGGTTGATGCCGGCGAGGCCGAGCCCGCCATCCACCGCCATGCGGAAGGCGAGATAGGCGGCCTCGGGGTTGGGCTCGCCGACCATGCCGTGCTGGTTGAAGAGGCCCACCGCGTTCCACGCAGGGGCGTGCCCGAGGAGGGCGGATTCGGTGTAGAACTCCAGCGCCTTGCCCATGTCTTCCTCCACGCCCTGCCCGGTGCGGTAGAAGTTGGCGAGGTTGTAGGCGGCATTGCGCTCGCCCGCCTCGGCGCCGATGGCGTAGAACTCGGCGGCCTTGGCCAGGTCCTTTTCGACCCCTTGGCCGTATTCGTAAATCAGCCCCATGCCGTTGCCCGCCGCGCCATAGCCCGAATCCAGCGCCTGCTGGTAAAGCGCGCGGGCCTTCTCGTGATCGGGGGCCACATCGCCCACGCCCCATTGGTAGAGGTGCGCAAGGTTGTTCATCGCCTTCTGATGGCCTTGGGCCACGGCCTTCTCATACCATTCGATCGCGGCTTGCGGGTCGGCCTCGGTGCCTTCACCGTCCTTCAGGGCAATGGCGTAGACGTTCTGGGCATCCGCGTTCCCGGCCTCGGCGGCGGGGATCAGTACGGTGAGGGCCAGCTCCCAGTGCCCGTCGTTATAGGCCTGCCGCGCCTTCTCGACCTCGTCATCAGTTTGCGCCGCGAGGGGCGCGGCGAGCAGGCAGAGGGCGGCGGGGAGAAATTGCTTCATGCAGGTGGCTCCTTGAATACGCGGTCTGAAATCCCACGGAGTGTAACAGCCACCTGCCCCGAGAAAAGCAAAACCGCGCCAAGGGGCGGAGATGACAGTCATTTTCATGTCACGCAGATAACATCTGAGCGAGTTGGAGCCGGGGCGCGAGAAACTGCTTGCCGTAACGTAGGGGCGGAGGCCAGTCTCGGAGGGACCGCACCCTCGGGCTGCGGGCCGAACATAGCCAGTGAGTGCCGGGGCATGAGCTTTTCCGGCGCGTAGAACCAGCAGTTGGAGGATTTCATGAAGACCACAGCGAAGCGCATCAGCCTTATTCTGGCTGCATCCCTTGCCGCGAGCGCGGCGTTCGGCGCAGGCCATGCGATGGAGCAGCAGAAGGCCCGCGAAGACCTGATGAAGGTGATGGGCCAGAACCTCGGGGTCTTGGGCAAGATGGCCAAGGGCGAGATGGATTTTGATGGCACCGCTGCCGCCACCGCCGCCGAGGCGCTGCACGAGGCCGCGGTGAAGGTGACCGCCGACGAGATGTGGGAAGAGGGGATCGACAGCATGTCGGTCGATGACAGCCGCGCCCTGCCCGAGATCTGGGCGGACTACGATGACTTCAAGGCCAAGGGCGTTGAGCTGATCGCCGCGATCGAAACTGCGCAGGCGGCCACCGGTGAGGGGCTTCAGGCGGTGCAGGCCTCGATGGGCGCGCTCGGCGGTGCCTGCGGCGGCTGCCACAAGGTCTACCGCGCGCCGGAAGAGTAAATGCATCCGATCTTCAGATGGCTGATTGCGGCGGCGCTGGTGGGCGCCGCCGTGTTTTGGGTCGTGACCATCCCCGGTGACGTGGATGAAGAGGCGCTGGCCGGGCTCGAGGGCGACCCGGCGCGCGGTGAGGGCCTGTTCTGGGCTGCCGGATGCTCCAATTGCCACGCGGCACCGGGCGCTGAGGGCGAGGCGCGGCTGGTGCTGGCGGGCGGGCAGAAGTTCCCCTCTCCCTTCGGCACGTTCCTTGCGCCCAACATCTCGCCCGGAGATGAAGGCATCGGCGGCTGGAGTCTGCACGACCTCGCCCGCGCGATGACCAAGGGCGTGGGCCGGGGCGGCGAGCATCTTTACCCCGCCTTCCCCTACAATTCCTATGACGGCATGGCGCTGCAGGACGTGGCCGACATTCACGCCTATATCGGCACCCTGCCCGCCGACAGCACGCCGAGCCAGGCCCATGAGGTGGGCTTTCCGTTCAACATCCGCCGCAGCCTCGGCGGCTGGAAGCTGCTCTTCATGCGCGGCGGCTGGCAGGTGGAGGGTGACCTGACCGAAGAACAGACGCGCGGGCGCTATCTTGTGGAGACGCTGGCCCATTGCGGCGAGTGCCACAGCCCGCGAAACGCCCTTGGCGGCTGGACGGGCGAATGGCTCGCCGGCGCGCCCTCGCCCGACGGCAAGGGGCGCATCCCCAACATCACACCGGGCAAGCTGGACTGGTCGGAGGGTGATATTGCCGAATACCTGAAAAGTGGCTTCACGCCCGAGTTCGACACCGCGGGTGGCGAGATGGCCACGGTGGTCGAAAGCACCGCCAAGCTGACGGACGAGGACCGCGCGGCAATTGCGGCTTATCTCAAGGTTGTCCCGCCGATAGAGAACTGACCACGGTCATTTTGCCCCGACCCTCATCTTCATCTTGGTTCAAATATCTCCGGGGGGTGTGGGGGGCTGGCCCCCCACTAAAAGGCGCGGTGTGGGGGGGTGCCCCCCCACTCCAACCAGCCGCCTCAAACGCTATCCAAAGCCTCTTTTAGCGCGGCCCAAAGCGGCTCCACCGGCTCCGTGCCGACCGAGAGCCGGACAAAGCCCGGCGCCACCGCATCGCCCCAGCGCGCGCGGCGCTCGGCGGAGGAATGGACTCCACCGAAGGAGGTGGCGGGGCGGAGGAAGGGGCAGCTGTCGATGAATCGCTCGGCGTAGGCCTCATCTGCGAGTGTCAGCCCGATCAGGAACCCGTTTGTCGCCATCTGCGCGGAGGCGAGGTTGTGCGAGGGGTCATCGGGCAGGCCGGGGTAGCGGCAGGTCGAGATAGCCGGGTGGGCGGCGAGGCGCGGGGCGAGGGCCTCGGCGTTGGCGCACATGGCGGCGAAGCGCAGGTGCAGGGTTTCCAGCGACCGGTGAAGCAACCAGGCCTCGAATGGGCCAGGGATGCCGCCGGCCACGGTGCGCCACGCGCGCCCGCGCTCCATCAGCGTCGCATCGCGCGACGCGACATGGCCCATGAGATTGTCGGAATGGCCGCCCGGGGCCTTGGTGTCGGAGGCGACCACGACATCGGCGCCAAGGTCCAGCGGGCGCTGGCCGAGCGGGGTCATGGTGGTGTTGTCTACCACGGTCACCCCCCCTGCCCCGCGCACGGCCGCGCAGGTGGCGACGAGGTCAATGAGGTCGAGTCCGGGGTTGGAAGGGGTTTCGATGAAGACCACCGCGAACCCCTCGAACCCAGCCTCGGCAAAGCCCTTGGTGGGGCGCTCGACCACCTCCACCCCAAGGCCTTTCAGGAATTCGTCGCCCAGCTTCCGCACGTTGTAGTAGCCGTCGGACGGCACCAGCAGCTTGTCCCCTGCCTTCAGCGTGGCGAAAAGCGCGGCGGAGATCGCGCCCATGCCGGAGGGGAAAAGCAACGCGGGGGCCTCCTCCAGATGGCTCAGAAGGTGCTCGGTCGCCTCCCACGTGGGCTGCTCGGCGCGGCCGTAGCCGGGCACCCCGCCCGGCGTGCCCGGCAGGTGATACATCGAGGCGAGCGTGATCGGCGGCGCGATGGGGTCGCCCTTGGCGAGGGTCTGGCCCCGCAGGTGCAGCAGTTCGGCGGCTTTGGTCTCGGTGGTCATTGGGGCCTATGGCATGAAGTTGCAGGAGAGGAGCCGCTTCATCGCCTTGTCGCTTTCACTCACGGCGAAGCGGGCCAGCAGCTCGACATGGGGGGTGGCATCGGGCTGGGCCACAAAGACGGTGGGGCCTTTGAAGATCTCGCTTACGAAGTGCTCCATGTCATCGAGGCTCGCGAAGAAATGCACGAAGCTCCCGTGATCGTCCCAACTGCGGAGCTTGCCCGTGATCGGCGTGCTCTTTTCGCCCAGCGAGGCGAAGGAGAGAAAGGTTTTGCCATCGGGCACGCCGATGGTGGCCCGGGTGCCCTTGGCGAGCCGCATCATCAGGGTGAAGCGGGATTTGCGCCGTGCGGCATCGAACATAGAAAGCTCGATGGTGGCGCCATTGTCGGCCGTTGCGGTGAGCGCGCATTCGCCCGCCCCGGTCCCGGCGGCGGGGCGCTCAATGAGCGTCCAGCCCTCGGCCTGCGCGGCGGGAGCCGTAAGGATGACGGCCAGCAGGGCAACGAGACTTTTCTTCATTGCGAGCCTTCCGGGCCGGGATCACAGGCGAGCAGCAGGGCGAGCGCCTCTTCGGCCCCGTCCTCGGTCACGAAACCAGCCAGAACACCCGCCTCGGGATGAAAGATCGTCAGCCGCCCGGCGCGGGTGGCGAGCATGAAGCGGGCGGCGTCCTGCACCGAAGCGAAGGCGTGCGAGAAGCGCCAGAAGGCGGCATCGGGCTCGAGCGTGCCTTCGAGCTGGACGGCGGCGGCGCCTGCCGGGCGGAAGGCCATGGCGGTGGCGCCATCGGGCAGCGGGAGCAGCTCGCGCAGGCCGGCAGAAAGCCAGAGATCGAGGCGGAAGGGCGGCGTGTCTGGGCTGGCCTCGGCCACCGCAGGAGCGGTGATGGCCAGCGCCGCGCCGTCATCGGAGGTGAGCGCCGCGGTGCAGGTGGCATGGCTAGGGTCATTGCTGACCGTCCAGCCCGCGCCGGTGCCTTGGGCCGTGGCCGGAAGCGCCAGCGCGAGGCAAAGTGCCATGCCGGGCAGCCCCGGCGCGGCGCGGCGGGGCAGCGTCACGCCATCCCCAGCTTCTTCAGCCGGTTCTCGCGCAGGCGGGCAAAGTCATCCCCCGCGTGGTAGCTGGAGCGGGTGAGCGGCGTGGCCGAAACCATCGAGAAGCCCTTGCCCCATGCGGCCTTTTCATAGGCGGCAAACTCCTCGGGGGTCACGAAACGGTCCACCCGGTGGTGCTTGGGCGTGGGCTGGAGGTATTGGCCGATGGTCAGAAAGTCGATGTCGGCAGCGCGCATGTCATCCATCACCTGCATGACCGCCTGCTTGTCTTCACCGAGGCCAACCATGATGCCGGATTTGGTGAACATCGTCGGGTCCAGCTCCTTCACCCGTTGCAGCAGACGCAAGCTGTGGAAGTAGCGCGCGCCGGGGCGCACCTCGGGGTAGAGGCCGGGGACGGTCTCGAGGTTGTGGTTGAAAACATCGGGCTTGGCCGCGACGACCACATCCAGCGCATCGGGCGTGGAGCGGATGAAATCGGGCGTCAGGATCTCGATGGTGGTGCCGGGCGCCTGCTTGCGGATGGCGCGGATGGTCATGGCAAAATGCTCGGCGCCGCCATCTTCCACGTCATCCCGGTCTACGCTCGTGATGACCACGTGGTTCAGCCCCAGCTTCTTTACCGCATCGGCCACCCGGCCCGGTTCGAACACGTCGAGCGCCTCGGGCGGCTTGCCTGTGGCAATGTTGCAGAAGGTGCAGGCGCGGGTGCAGACCTCGCCCATGATCATCATGGTCGCGTGGCCCTGGCTCCAGCACTCGCCCACGTTGGGGCATCCGGCCTCTTCGCACACGGTGGTGAGCCGGTTCTCCCGCATGATCTTGGCGGTCTCGTGGTAGCCCTTGGACGTGGGCGCCTTGACCCGGATCCACTCAGGCTTGCGGGGCTGCGGATTGTCCGGCTTGCGGGCCTTCTCGGGGTGGCGCAGGCGGGGCGGGGATTGGTCGTTCATCTGGCTTGGCCTTTCGGGGCGCGTTTGCCCCATAGATAGCGCCAGAGTTGCGCCGGGGAAAGGGCTTGGGGGGTGAGCCATGCACAGGGCGCAGGGCTGGGTGCGGGGCGGTTGCGGGGCAGTTGGAATCGTTCTAGGCAGACCGCAGGAGGAGCGCTGCCCCGACGGGGTGGCAGATCGGATGAAACAGGTCCGGTCGGTGCCCTCCTATGGGTCTGGCTGGATGAACTTTGCGAGGCAAGCCCATGAAAACCGGAATGAAACTTCCTGACGTCACCTTCCACACCCGGGTCCGCGACGAGGCCGTGGGCGGCCCCAACCCGTTCCGCTGGGAAGACAAGACCACCGCCGATTACTTTGGCGGCAAGCGCGTTGTGCTGTTCTCCCTGCCCGGCGCCTTCACCCCCACCTGCTCCACCTACCAGCTGCCCGGTTTCGAGAACGGCTTTGCCGATTTTGCCGCCGAGGGCGTGGATGCGATCTACTGCATGAGCGTGAACGACAGCTTCGTGATGAACCAGTGGGCCAAGG includes the following:
- a CDS encoding phosphatidylglycerophosphatase A, whose translation is MNALTHGIATFFWVGHLRPAPGTWGSLAALPAGYAVAYVAGFWGLVLATLTVFALGLWATAEETRGKADHDPSEIVIDEVAGQWIALFPVIYGASMMGAELYRLWPGWVAAFVFFRLFDIWKPLLVGWADRRGDALGVMLDDVIAGVFAAVVVIALAGLAHGVLM
- a CDS encoding CinA family protein gives rise to the protein MNIAAELLETARKSGAMLATAESCTGGLIAGAITEVPGSSDVFDRGFVTYSNAAKREMLGVENQTLEAHGAVSEEVAAEMAKGALARSQATLAVSVTGIAGPGGSEHKPEGRVCFGLAWDQFVITETVEFGAIGRSTVRQATVNRALRLMISKLSPQ
- a CDS encoding type II toxin-antitoxin system RatA family toxin, producing the protein MTRHAETRQLPYSAQEMYDLVADVANYPKFLPWTAAARVRSRKPVAPEELEHGQQRFGRCEIMEADLVISFKVFRETFLSRVWLFPDSKRIETRYIDGPFKHMRSVWQFKDVKGGCEVHFEVDFEFKNRILQGAAGMFFNEAMQRIVRAFEGRAEALYGVKKGA
- the hpt gene encoding hypoxanthine phosphoribosyltransferase, which codes for MPQRPYVIDQMISAKAIAAKIEELARRIEAEFKGTDKLVVIGLLRGSFVFIADLVREMDLPLEVDFIEASSYGDAMESSKEVRILKDLRGEIHGRDVLVVEDIVDTGFTLHHVIHMLKAREPAKLRTIALLDKPSRREVDFAADFIGFDIPDEFVVGYGIDYAQRNRDLPFIGKVRFTEEA
- a CDS encoding tetratricopeptide repeat protein, yielding MKQFLPAALCLLAAPLAAQTDDEVEKARQAYNDGHWELALTVLIPAAEAGNADAQNVYAIALKDGEGTEADPQAAIEWYEKAVAQGHQKAMNNLAHLYQWGVGDVAPDHEKARALYQQALDSGYGAAGNGMGLIYEYGQGVEKDLAKAAEFYAIGAEAGERNAAYNLANFYRTGQGVEEDMGKALEFYTESALLGHAPAWNAVGLFNQHGMVGEPNPEAAYLAFRMAVDGGLGLAGINLGEFVTATPGWWQDPVQGYGYCLWGINNAADADRDGFIQTCEPLVEYLSVEEEDAAKRFAEGINAAD
- a CDS encoding cytochrome c translates to MKTTAKRISLILAASLAASAAFGAGHAMEQQKAREDLMKVMGQNLGVLGKMAKGEMDFDGTAAATAAEALHEAAVKVTADEMWEEGIDSMSVDDSRALPEIWADYDDFKAKGVELIAAIETAQAATGEGLQAVQASMGALGGACGGCHKVYRAPEE
- a CDS encoding c-type cytochrome translates to MHPIFRWLIAAALVGAAVFWVVTIPGDVDEEALAGLEGDPARGEGLFWAAGCSNCHAAPGAEGEARLVLAGGQKFPSPFGTFLAPNISPGDEGIGGWSLHDLARAMTKGVGRGGEHLYPAFPYNSYDGMALQDVADIHAYIGTLPADSTPSQAHEVGFPFNIRRSLGGWKLLFMRGGWQVEGDLTEEQTRGRYLVETLAHCGECHSPRNALGGWTGEWLAGAPSPDGKGRIPNITPGKLDWSEGDIAEYLKSGFTPEFDTAGGEMATVVESTAKLTDEDRAAIAAYLKVVPPIEN
- a CDS encoding cystathionine gamma-lyase; protein product: MTTETKAAELLHLRGQTLAKGDPIAPPITLASMYHLPGTPGGVPGYGRAEQPTWEATEHLLSHLEEAPALLFPSGMGAISAALFATLKAGDKLLVPSDGYYNVRKLGDEFLKGLGVEVVERPTKGFAEAGFEGFAVVFIETPSNPGLDLIDLVATCAAVRGAGGVTVVDNTTMTPLGQRPLDLGADVVVASDTKAPGGHSDNLMGHVASRDATLMERGRAWRTVAGGIPGPFEAWLLHRSLETLHLRFAAMCANAEALAPRLAAHPAISTCRYPGLPDDPSHNLASAQMATNGFLIGLTLADEAYAERFIDSCPFLRPATSFGGVHSSAERRARWGDAVAPGFVRLSVGTEPVEPLWAALKEALDSV
- the lipA gene encoding lipoyl synthase, yielding MNDQSPPRLRHPEKARKPDNPQPRKPEWIRVKAPTSKGYHETAKIMRENRLTTVCEEAGCPNVGECWSQGHATMMIMGEVCTRACTFCNIATGKPPEALDVFEPGRVADAVKKLGLNHVVITSVDRDDVEDGGAEHFAMTIRAIRKQAPGTTIEILTPDFIRSTPDALDVVVAAKPDVFNHNLETVPGLYPEVRPGARYFHSLRLLQRVKELDPTMFTKSGIMVGLGEDKQAVMQVMDDMRAADIDFLTIGQYLQPTPKHHRVDRFVTPEEFAAYEKAAWGKGFSMVSATPLTRSSYHAGDDFARLRENRLKKLGMA
- a CDS encoding peroxiredoxin; its protein translation is MKTGMKLPDVTFHTRVRDEAVGGPNPFRWEDKTTADYFGGKRVVLFSLPGAFTPTCSTYQLPGFENGFADFAAEGVDAIYCMSVNDSFVMNQWAKAQGLENVAVIPDGSGEFTRRMGMLVRKDNLGFGLRSWRYAAVVKDGVVEAWFEEPGLCDNHGEDPYGVSSPETVLAWLKEANAAVAA